In Nyctibius grandis isolate bNycGra1 chromosome 6, bNycGra1.pri, whole genome shotgun sequence, a single genomic region encodes these proteins:
- the TRPC3 gene encoding short transient receptor potential channel 3 isoform X1: MSNKSRKSKEQGRVTFPPQQQEEEEEGAEEEEQEQQQRRRRGWRGVNGGPEPPPPPQRAVKTLREPYGYYPPPPLASTMYIEESPSLRRMTMMREKGRRQAIRGPAFMFNNRGTSLTAEEERFLDAAEYGNIPVVRKMLEESKTLNVNCVDYMGQNALQLAVGNEHLEVTELLLKKENLARIGDALLLAISKGYIRIVEAILNHPGFSVNKRLTLSPCEQELQDDDFYSYDEDGTRFSPDITPIILAAHCQKYEVVHMLLMKGARIERPHDYFCKCNDCTEKQKHDSFSHSRSRINAYKGLASPAYLSLSSEDPVLTALELSNELAKLANIEKEFKNDYRKLSMQCKDFVVGVLDLCRDSEEVEAILNGDLNSEPVEAQRHRASLSRVKLAIKYEVKKFVAHPNCQQQLLTIWYENLSGLREQTIAIKCLVVLVVALGLPFLAIGYWIAPCSRLGRILRSPFMKFVAHAASFIIFLGLLVFNASDRFEGITTLPNVTVTDYPKQIFRVKTTQFTWTEMLIMVWVLGMMWSECKELWLEGPREYILQLWNVLDFGMLSIFIAAFTARLLAFLQATKAQQYVDNYIEENDLSEVTLPPEIEYFTYARDKWLPSDPQIISEGLYAIAVVLSFSRIAYILPANESFGPLQISLGRTVKDIFKFMVLFIMVFLAFMIGMFILYSYYLGAKLNPAFTTVEESFKTLFWSIFGLSEVTSVVLKYDHKFIENIGYVLYGIYNVTMVVVLLNMLIAMINSSYQEIEDDSDVEWKFARSKLWLSYFDDGKTLPPPFSLVPSPKSFFYFIMRIINFSKCRRRRLQKDIEMGMGNSKSRLNLFTQSNSRVFESHSFNSILNQPTRYQQIMKRLIKRYVLKAQVDKENDEVNEGELKEIKQDISSLRYELLEDKSQATEELAILIHKLSEKLNPNMLRCE, translated from the exons ATGTCGAACAAGAGCAGGAAGAGCAAGGAGCAGGGGAGAGTGACCTTCCCCccgcagcagcaggaggaggaggaggagggggcagaggaagaggagcaggagcagcagcagcgccgGCGCCGCGGCTGGAGAGGCGTCAATGGGGGGCCGGAGCCCCCTCCGCCACCTCAGAGAGCCGTTAAAACCCTCCGGGAGCCCTACGGCTACTACCCGCCCCCCCCGCTCGCCAGCACCAT GTACATTGAAGAAAGTCCATCTCTGAGACGTATGACTATgatgagggaaaagggaaggcgTCAGGCCATTAGAGGCCCGGCATTCATGTTCAACAACAGGGGCACCAGTCTTACGGCTGAAGAAGAGCGCTTTCTAGATGCAGCAGAGTATGGGAACATACCTGTGGTGCGCAAAATGCTGGAGGAGTCAAAAACACTGAATGTCAACTGTGTTGACTACATGGGCCAAAACGCCTTGCAGCTTGCTGTAGGGAATGAACATTTGGAAGTGACAgaacttctgttaaaaaaagagaacttgGCACGGATCGGAGATGCCCTGCTGCTTGCAATCAGCAAGGGCTACATTAGGATAGTGGAAGCAATTTTGAATCATCCTGGGTTTTCAGTAAATAAGCGACTGACTCTGAGCCCTTGTGAGCAGGAGCTCCAGGATGATGATTTTTATTCCTATGACGAAGACGGTACCCGCTTTTCTCCAGATATCACTCCCATAATTTTAGCTGCCCACTGCCAAAAATACGAAGTCGTGCACATGCTATTGATGAAAGGAGCAAGGATAGAAAGACCTCATGATTACTTCTGCAAATGTAATGACTGTACAGAGAAGCAAAAGCATGATTCTTTCAGTCACTCTAGGTCAAGAATAAATGCATACAAAGGACTGGCTAGTCCGGCTTATCTATCCCTCTCCAGTGAAGATCCAGTACTCACTGCTCTAGAACTCAGCAATGAACTTGCCAAGTTGGCCAACATTGAAAAAGAATTCAAG AATGACTATCGCAAGCTGTCTATGCAGTGCAAGGACTTTGTGGTTGGTGTTCTTGATCTGTGCCGAGACTCGGAAGAAGTGGAGGCCATTCTGAACGGGGATTTAAACTCTGAGCCGGTCGAAGCGCAGAGACACAGAGCATCACTGAGCCGTGTGAAGCTGGCCATTAAGTATGAAGTCAAAAAG tttgtGGCCCATCCAAACTGTCAGCAACAGCTACTGACTATCTGGTATGAAAATCTCTCAGGATTACGGGAGCAGACCATAGCTATCAAGTGTCTGGTTGTGCTGGTTGTGGCATTGGGCCTTCCATTTCTAGCCATTGGTTATTGGATTGCACCATGTAGCAGG CTTGGAAGAATTCTTCGAAGCCCATTTATGAAATTTGTGGCACATGCAGCATCCTTCATTATTTTCCTAGGCCTGCTGGTGTTCAATGCTTCAGACAGATTTGAAGGTATAACAACGCTACCAAACGTCACTGTTACTGATTACCCTAAGCAGATCTTTAGGGTGAAGACTACCCAGTTCACCTGGACAGAAATGCTGATCATGGTATGGGTACTTG GTATGATGTGGTCAGAATGCAAAGAGCTGTGGCTGGAAGGACCCAGGGAATATATTTTGCAGTTATGGAATGTTTTGGATTTTGGGATGCTGTCcattttcattgctgctttCACAGCGAGGCTTCTGGCATTCTTGCAGGCCACAAAAGCACAACAGTATGTGGACAACTACATTGAGGAGAACGACCTCTCTGAGGTCACACTTCCTCCAGAAATAGAATATTTTACTTATG CTAGAGATAAATGGCTCCCATCTGATCCTCAGATAATATCTGAAGGCCTTTATGCAATTGCTGTCGTCCTTAGCTTTTCTCGGATTGCCTATATCCTGCCTGCAAATGAGAGCTTTGGGCCCTTGCAGATTTCGCTTGGGAGGACTGTTAAGGACATCTTCAAATTTATGGTCCTTTTTATTATGGTATTTCTTGCATTTATGATTGGAATGTTCATACTGTATTCCTACTACCTTGGAGCTAAACTAAACCCAGCCTTTACAAC agtGGAAGAAAGTTTCAAGACCTTATTTTGGTCAATATTTGGCCTGTCTGAAGTAACCTCTGTTGTCCTCAAATATGATCATAAGTTCATAGAGAACATTGGTTATGTTCTTTATGGCATATACAATGTAACGATGGTGGTAGTTCTGCTCAACATGCTGATTGCTATGATCAACAGTTCATATCAAGAGATTGAG GATGACAGTGATGTAGAGTGGAAGTTCGCTCGTTCTAAACTTTGGTTATCGTATTTTGATGATGGAAAAACATTACCTCCACCATTCAGTCTTGTACCAAGCCCCAaatcttttttctatttcatcatGAGGATCATTAACTTTTCTAAGTGCAGGAGGAGACGGCTACAGAAGGACATTGAAATGGGAATGGGCAATTCCAAATCTAGG TTAAACCTTTTCACTCAGTCAAACTCCAGGGTTTTTGAATCACACAGTTTTAACAGCATTCTCAATCAGCCAACACGCTATCAG CAAATCATGAAAAGACTGATAAAACGTTATGTTCTGAAAGCACAAGTGGACAAAGAAAACGACGAAGTAAATGAAG GTGAATTAAAGGAAATCAAACAGGATATCTCCAGTCTTCGCTATGAACTTTTGGAGGATAAGTCCCAAGCAACAGAAGAGTTGGCAATTTTAATACATAAACTCAGTGAGAAACTAAATCCTAATATGTTGAGATGTGAATGA
- the TRPC3 gene encoding short transient receptor potential channel 3 isoform X2 has translation MSNKSRKSKEQGRVTFPPQQQEEEEEGAEEEEQEQQQRRRRGWRGVNGGPEPPPPPQRAVKTLREPYGYYPPPPLASTMYIEESPSLRRMTMMREKGRRQAIRGPAFMFNNRGTSLTAEEERFLDAAEYGNIPVVRKMLEESKTLNVNCVDYMGQNALQLAVGNEHLEVTELLLKKENLARIGDALLLAISKGYIRIVEAILNHPGFSVNKRLTLSPCEQELQDDDFYSYDEDGTRFSPDITPIILAAHCQKYEVVHMLLMKGARIERPHDYFCKCNDCTEKQKHDSFSHSRSRINAYKGLASPAYLSLSSEDPVLTALELSNELAKLANIEKEFKNDYRKLSMQCKDFVVGVLDLCRDSEEVEAILNGDLNSEPVEAQRHRASLSRVKLAIKYEVKKFVAHPNCQQQLLTIWYENLSGLREQTIAIKCLVVLVVALGLPFLAIGYWIAPCSRLGRILRSPFMKFVAHAASFIIFLGLLVFNASDRFEGITTLPNVTVTDYPKQIFRVKTTQFTWTEMLIMVWVLGMMWSECKELWLEGPREYILQLWNVLDFGMLSIFIAAFTARLLAFLQATKAQQYVDNYIEENDLSEVTLPPEIEYFTYARDKWLPSDPQIISEGLYAIAVVLSFSRIAYILPANESFGPLQISLGRTVKDIFKFMVLFIMVFLAFMIGMFILYSYYLGAKLNPAFTTVEESFKTLFWSIFGLSEVTSVVLKYDHKFIENIGYVLYGIYNVTMVVVLLNMLIAMINSSYQEIEDDSDVEWKFARSKLWLSYFDDGKTLPPPFSLVPSPKSFFYFIMRIINFSKCRRRRLQKDIEMGMGNSKSRQIMKRLIKRYVLKAQVDKENDEVNEGELKEIKQDISSLRYELLEDKSQATEELAILIHKLSEKLNPNMLRCE, from the exons ATGTCGAACAAGAGCAGGAAGAGCAAGGAGCAGGGGAGAGTGACCTTCCCCccgcagcagcaggaggaggaggaggagggggcagaggaagaggagcaggagcagcagcagcgccgGCGCCGCGGCTGGAGAGGCGTCAATGGGGGGCCGGAGCCCCCTCCGCCACCTCAGAGAGCCGTTAAAACCCTCCGGGAGCCCTACGGCTACTACCCGCCCCCCCCGCTCGCCAGCACCAT GTACATTGAAGAAAGTCCATCTCTGAGACGTATGACTATgatgagggaaaagggaaggcgTCAGGCCATTAGAGGCCCGGCATTCATGTTCAACAACAGGGGCACCAGTCTTACGGCTGAAGAAGAGCGCTTTCTAGATGCAGCAGAGTATGGGAACATACCTGTGGTGCGCAAAATGCTGGAGGAGTCAAAAACACTGAATGTCAACTGTGTTGACTACATGGGCCAAAACGCCTTGCAGCTTGCTGTAGGGAATGAACATTTGGAAGTGACAgaacttctgttaaaaaaagagaacttgGCACGGATCGGAGATGCCCTGCTGCTTGCAATCAGCAAGGGCTACATTAGGATAGTGGAAGCAATTTTGAATCATCCTGGGTTTTCAGTAAATAAGCGACTGACTCTGAGCCCTTGTGAGCAGGAGCTCCAGGATGATGATTTTTATTCCTATGACGAAGACGGTACCCGCTTTTCTCCAGATATCACTCCCATAATTTTAGCTGCCCACTGCCAAAAATACGAAGTCGTGCACATGCTATTGATGAAAGGAGCAAGGATAGAAAGACCTCATGATTACTTCTGCAAATGTAATGACTGTACAGAGAAGCAAAAGCATGATTCTTTCAGTCACTCTAGGTCAAGAATAAATGCATACAAAGGACTGGCTAGTCCGGCTTATCTATCCCTCTCCAGTGAAGATCCAGTACTCACTGCTCTAGAACTCAGCAATGAACTTGCCAAGTTGGCCAACATTGAAAAAGAATTCAAG AATGACTATCGCAAGCTGTCTATGCAGTGCAAGGACTTTGTGGTTGGTGTTCTTGATCTGTGCCGAGACTCGGAAGAAGTGGAGGCCATTCTGAACGGGGATTTAAACTCTGAGCCGGTCGAAGCGCAGAGACACAGAGCATCACTGAGCCGTGTGAAGCTGGCCATTAAGTATGAAGTCAAAAAG tttgtGGCCCATCCAAACTGTCAGCAACAGCTACTGACTATCTGGTATGAAAATCTCTCAGGATTACGGGAGCAGACCATAGCTATCAAGTGTCTGGTTGTGCTGGTTGTGGCATTGGGCCTTCCATTTCTAGCCATTGGTTATTGGATTGCACCATGTAGCAGG CTTGGAAGAATTCTTCGAAGCCCATTTATGAAATTTGTGGCACATGCAGCATCCTTCATTATTTTCCTAGGCCTGCTGGTGTTCAATGCTTCAGACAGATTTGAAGGTATAACAACGCTACCAAACGTCACTGTTACTGATTACCCTAAGCAGATCTTTAGGGTGAAGACTACCCAGTTCACCTGGACAGAAATGCTGATCATGGTATGGGTACTTG GTATGATGTGGTCAGAATGCAAAGAGCTGTGGCTGGAAGGACCCAGGGAATATATTTTGCAGTTATGGAATGTTTTGGATTTTGGGATGCTGTCcattttcattgctgctttCACAGCGAGGCTTCTGGCATTCTTGCAGGCCACAAAAGCACAACAGTATGTGGACAACTACATTGAGGAGAACGACCTCTCTGAGGTCACACTTCCTCCAGAAATAGAATATTTTACTTATG CTAGAGATAAATGGCTCCCATCTGATCCTCAGATAATATCTGAAGGCCTTTATGCAATTGCTGTCGTCCTTAGCTTTTCTCGGATTGCCTATATCCTGCCTGCAAATGAGAGCTTTGGGCCCTTGCAGATTTCGCTTGGGAGGACTGTTAAGGACATCTTCAAATTTATGGTCCTTTTTATTATGGTATTTCTTGCATTTATGATTGGAATGTTCATACTGTATTCCTACTACCTTGGAGCTAAACTAAACCCAGCCTTTACAAC agtGGAAGAAAGTTTCAAGACCTTATTTTGGTCAATATTTGGCCTGTCTGAAGTAACCTCTGTTGTCCTCAAATATGATCATAAGTTCATAGAGAACATTGGTTATGTTCTTTATGGCATATACAATGTAACGATGGTGGTAGTTCTGCTCAACATGCTGATTGCTATGATCAACAGTTCATATCAAGAGATTGAG GATGACAGTGATGTAGAGTGGAAGTTCGCTCGTTCTAAACTTTGGTTATCGTATTTTGATGATGGAAAAACATTACCTCCACCATTCAGTCTTGTACCAAGCCCCAaatcttttttctatttcatcatGAGGATCATTAACTTTTCTAAGTGCAGGAGGAGACGGCTACAGAAGGACATTGAAATGGGAATGGGCAATTCCAAATCTAGG CAAATCATGAAAAGACTGATAAAACGTTATGTTCTGAAAGCACAAGTGGACAAAGAAAACGACGAAGTAAATGAAG GTGAATTAAAGGAAATCAAACAGGATATCTCCAGTCTTCGCTATGAACTTTTGGAGGATAAGTCCCAAGCAACAGAAGAGTTGGCAATTTTAATACATAAACTCAGTGAGAAACTAAATCCTAATATGTTGAGATGTGAATGA